TCGCCATGGATACCCCCTCCCTTTCCCTCGCCGACATGCGCCAAGCCGCCAGCCAGGCCTGCGGCATGCTGCGCGCCCTGGCCAATGAAGATAGGCTGCTGCTGTTATGCCAGCTCAGCCAGGGCGAGAAATCGGTAGGCGAGCTGGAAGAGATGGTCGGCATCCGCCAGCCTTCTCTGTCGCAGCAATTGGGCGTATTGCGCAACGAGGGCTTGGTGGCCACTCGCCGCGACGGCAAACGCATCATCTATTCCGTGGCCGATCCCAAGGCGCTGGCCGTGCTGACCGCCTTGCATCAGTTGTACTGCCCCAAGGAGGAGTAATGTTTCTGGATTGGAACCACTTCACCCCTTGGCCCTCTCTGGCCGGCGGCGCGCTGATCGGGCTGTCCGCCGCCGGGCTGATTTTGCTGAATGGCCGCGTGGCCGGCATCAGCGGCATCGTCGGCAGCCTGTTAAGGCCGGGCGGCGACAGAGGCTGGCGGCTGGCTTTCGTCGCCGGCCTGCTGCTCTCGCCCTGGCTATATCGACTATGGGCCGCCCCGCCGGAGATCACGATCAACGGCCAGCCTTGGCTGTTGGTCGCCGCCGGCTTGCTGGTGGGATTCGGCAGCCGCCTGGGTTCCGGCTGCACCAGCGGCCACGGCGTCTGCGGCCTGGCCCGGCTGTCGCCGCGCTCCCTGGCCGCCACGCTGACCTTCATGGCCGCCGGCTTCGCCGCCGTATGGCTGACACGCCATTTCTGGGGATGACGATGAAACGGATCGCAAGCGCGGGCCTCGCCGGCCTGCTGTTCGGCCTGGGCCTGATCACCGCCGGCATGGCCAATCCCGCCAAAGTGCTGGGTTTCCTGGATATCGCCGGCATCTGGGACCCGTCGCTGGCGCTGGTGATGGCCGGCGCCATCGCGGTGGCGTGGCCCGCTTTCACACTGGCCAAACGCCGCGAGAAGGCGCTGTTGGGCGAAACGATGCGATTGCCCGCCGCTCGCGCCATCGACCGACGCTTGCTGCTCGGCAGCTTGTTGTTTGGAACAGGCTGGGGCCTGGCCGGCATTTGCCCTGGCCCCGCCCTGGTGCTGGCCAGCGGCGGCCCGGCCAGCGCGGCGCTGTTCCTGGCCGCCATGCTGCTCGGCATGAAAGCGCAGAGCTGGTGGCCTACGCGCTAGATACAAGCGGTTACCCGGACATTGTCATTCCTGTGACAGAATTCTGCTCAAAAATCGAATTCGCACAACAATAAAACCGTGATGAATGACAATGTGTAAACCGCGCTTGCTACTGGCCGCGGCCCTTGTTTCGCCCGCCATGCTCGTCCAGGCCCAACCGGACGCGCAGGGTTGCGCATTGGGCCAGAGCGCCACCAATGCCCTGCCGGCCCAAACGCAAGCCGTCTTGCCTGACAGTCATTCAGACTTCCCTCTCGACCACCCCGTGATGATAGACGGCAACGGCCTGCCTACGCATGCGGCCCTGGCGCGAATCGGCTCCCTGCCTTTCCAGCACGCCGCCGTCGAAGCCAACGCCCTGGACAACGACGCGCCCGCGGCGGAAGAGGACGAGAGTTTTCGCCTGGCCGCCTTGTTCTGGACGCCTGCAACGCCAATAGAATGGATGCTGTCCTACAGCGACGCTCCCCTGCTGCAG
The Chromobacterium sp. IIBBL 290-4 DNA segment above includes these coding regions:
- a CDS encoding helix-turn-helix transcriptional regulator, yielding MDTPSLSLADMRQAASQACGMLRALANEDRLLLLCQLSQGEKSVGELEEMVGIRQPSLSQQLGVLRNEGLVATRRDGKRIIYSVADPKALAVLTALHQLYCPKEE
- a CDS encoding YeeE/YedE family protein, with product MFLDWNHFTPWPSLAGGALIGLSAAGLILLNGRVAGISGIVGSLLRPGGDRGWRLAFVAGLLLSPWLYRLWAAPPEITINGQPWLLVAAGLLVGFGSRLGSGCTSGHGVCGLARLSPRSLAATLTFMAAGFAAVWLTRHFWG
- a CDS encoding YeeE/YedE family protein, translated to MKRIASAGLAGLLFGLGLITAGMANPAKVLGFLDIAGIWDPSLALVMAGAIAVAWPAFTLAKRREKALLGETMRLPAARAIDRRLLLGSLLFGTGWGLAGICPGPALVLASGGPASAALFLAAMLLGMKAQSWWPTR